Genomic DNA from Streptomyces sp. NBC_01571:
CGGACGGCAGCGACGTCTGCAGGTCCTCCGCGATGCGCGGCTGGGCCGCCGTGGTCTGCGCGATCGCGAGCGCGCGGCGCATGGCCTGGTCGTCGAGCTGCGCGCTCAGCGGGGCGAGGAACAGCCCGGTCGCGAGGACCGCGACTCCGGCGGCGATCGCCACCTGCATCAGCAGCACCTGCGAGAACACCCGCCGCGGCAGACGGAGGCGCAGTCGTCGTGCACGGGGAGTGGAGCTCATACCCATGACCGTACGGGGGATAGCGCTCCCTGCCGTAGGGGGTGTGGCGTGGATCTCCCGAGCGGTGTGAGAGAGGCGGTGAGGCGGCCGCGGCGCAGGGCTTGTCCCCAGGGGCGGCGTCATGTGTGGATCGACGGTGCGCGGAGCCGGGGGTGCGGACGTCCGGCCCGGGTGGCCGGCGCTGGTGGGCCGCGGTCAGCAGGCGATCGGGATCGGCGTACGGGGCAGCTCCCGCACGGCCACGACGTCCATGCGGGCGGGGGAACCGAGCGCCGAGCCGCAGCTCTCGGGGCGAGGCGGCAGCGAGGCGCCCTGCGCGACGATGACACGCCACACGCGGCCGTCGGTGTGGGCGACGGTCACCTCCCAGCGCGGTGCCGTGCCATGGGTGCGCAGGACCCGGAAGGCGTCCGCCGCGTGCTCTCCGGTGGCCGTGCGCACGGCCAGCTCGGCCGCCTGGCCCGGCCGTTCCCAGGCGGAACCGCCCCGGCAGCCCTCGGTGACGATGCGCCCCTCCCGGACGCCCTGGAGGACCTCCTTGACGGAGTGGGCCGCGGCCCGTCCGTACGCGTAGCCGTACGGCAGGACGAGCAGGGTGGGCGAGAAACGGTGACCACCCAGATGAGTGACCTCCCACGCGCCCTCCACCCCCGAGGCCGCGAGCTCGGCGGCGAGCGGCCGGCCCAGGAGGGCGCAGCAACGGTCGCGTTTGCCGTTGGTGCAGACGAGCGCGAGCGGATCGCCCCGGTGCGGACTGCCCCGCAGCACCGTGTCGAAGGTGTGCGGATCACCCGTGCCGAGCGCGGTGAAGTCCAGGTCGAGCAGTTGCTCGGGCGCGCGGGTCGTGGCGCCGTGCAGCCAGGCGTGTCCGGGAGTGGTGTGGGCCGCGTACACCTGGCGCTCGGCGGGTGTACCGCAGTCGGCATGCCGTCCGGGGCGCCGGATGAGCGCGATTCGTACGCCGGTGCCTTCGGCCGCCGCCTCGAGGGCGCGCCCGAGCTCGGGGTCCAGGTGGCTCGACGTGAGCGCCTTGGCGCCCCAGGGTCCGGACTGCTCGAGCAGCAGCCATGTCCTCGCGGTCGCCGCGGTCCCCGCGAGGGGTTCGTCGAAGTCGCGGGACGCGGTCGTGCACGTACTCACAGAGGTGAGCCTAACCTGACTTCGGTCAGGGCGACTTCCGACCTTGTGCCAGGGTGACCTCCGGTCGTGCGGTCAGGGGCGCACTCTCGGCGCATTCGGCGCGCGGAGGGGCTTCAGGGGGCGCACTACGGGAGCGGCTGAGGTGGCCGCGCTCCCACGTACTGGCCGCTGGGACGCATGCGCAGCGGCCGTTCCCCGTACTCCTCCAAGGTGTGGGCGATCCATCCCGCGGTCCTGGCGAC
This window encodes:
- a CDS encoding sucrase ferredoxin; translation: MSTCTTASRDFDEPLAGTAATARTWLLLEQSGPWGAKALTSSHLDPELGRALEAAAEGTGVRIALIRRPGRHADCGTPAERQVYAAHTTPGHAWLHGATTRAPEQLLDLDFTALGTGDPHTFDTVLRGSPHRGDPLALVCTNGKRDRCCALLGRPLAAELAASGVEGAWEVTHLGGHRFSPTLLVLPYGYAYGRAAAHSVKEVLQGVREGRIVTEGCRGGSAWERPGQAAELAVRTATGEHAADAFRVLRTHGTAPRWEVTVAHTDGRVWRVIVAQGASLPPRPESCGSALGSPARMDVVAVRELPRTPIPIAC